In Lycium barbarum isolate Lr01 chromosome 9, ASM1917538v2, whole genome shotgun sequence, the DNA window tttggggggggggggggggggggggggtttcatGTTTTCATAGGCTAATTGTGCCACACCTACTTCTTATGCACTGGTTGCATAATGGAAGCTCAAACATGGAAAAGTGTCTAACCATCCAGAATCAAAAATCATTAGACTACAATCATATACCATcttgtgcttttttttttttttttaaacgataAATGGCTCTAGTCTGAAGATTGATGTTCCTGATGACAACGGATGACCAACATGTTTCTTCTAACTTGTAGGTTACAAGTGGTCAAAAGCCCGTCATTGGTTTGCGTTTGTATTTAGAAGGGAAGAAATGCAACCAGCTAGCTATACATGTACAACATCTTTCTAGTTTACCAAACATTATGGCATCCAAGTGTGCTAATAACCCAACTTTACGCAAGCCATGTCAGTGGCGAGGGTCCGATGATTATGAATCTAGCGACCAATTTTTAGAACCCATCAGATGGCAGAGATATTCCAATGTGTGCTCATCTGTAGTTAAGCATGATCCGAGCTGGATGCAAGGCGACGAGACAAGTGGCGTATTTGTGGTAACTGGGGCCCACCTTATCAGCAAAGGGAAGTGGCCTAAGACGGTGCTTCACCTGCGTTTACTTTTCACCCATCTTCCCAACTGCACAATACGAAAGACAGAGTGGGCAGCTACACCAGAGGGTACTCATAGGTCAAGTTTCTTGACAAATATCAGCACAACTTTTACGTTCACTCAACGAACAAAGGCAGATGCTGCACCAAAGCAGCTTCCTGCTGCTCTTAACTCGGGTGTATATCCGGATGGACCCCCAGTACCAGTTCGATCAACAAAGCTGCTCAAGTATGTAGATACAGCTGAGATTGCACGAGGGCCATATGACACTCCTGGACATTGGTTGGTAACTGCTGCTAAGCTTGTTACAGAAGGCGGGAAGATAGGTTTGCATGTCAAGTTTGCATTATTAGATTTCTTAAATGAATCATAGTTtcatttgtgtacatattttgggGTAGCCTTGTCCCATTTTTTCCGGTTACATTTAATCTTAAGCTTTCGATGTCTTGATGATATAGCATATTGTTTATCCAAGAAATGGCAAACAGGGGAGGGAAATATATACTATTGTACAAAAGAAATTAGTGAAAGGAATGGAGTATTCTTTGTTCTTTTACCTTTTCATTTCTTTAAAAAGATTTAAGACATTCTAAATTATGGAGGCATAGAATAATAATTTTGAGGCCTTACTGTTGCAATGGACAAGTTCAGCGACCATACTTGAAATTAACTTGCAATATATTGTGGTTGAAACTTTCAATTTACATGTAGTCCTCTCTTATAGGATACAAAAAATGAATAAAAAACCAAATAGTACATGTAATCAAAGATAGGATATGCCAAGTCTACATAAATAAGAGTCATAATGAAGCCAACAGCTGAAACAGCTATAATAAGCCACCAAACATCTTTGTTCAAGAATATATTCTCAAGGTTAAGGGCTTGAAGGCAGGCTAGGATTGTAAATGCTGTTGCataaaaaattgaaataataGCAATTATGATCTTTATGGGCAAAGATATGTAGAAATCACTGCTGTAGAACTTGCAAAGAAGAAATGATAATAGAGTGCCCATGGTGAATACTGAACTAAAAAGTGCTGCACCTAAGTAAAACATCAACATCCATAGTTCCTGCTGTACTTTGTCAAGGAGAATAGGTAGGCCAGTTCTCTCTTCAAAACCTCCGGGGACCGTGAAAATCGCGGCGAAGTTGATGGTACAAAGGAGAGTAGAAAGTACAAGTGTAGAATTTGATAGATTTCTAATTGCTGTCTCTGCTTCTTTTCGTACGTGTAAATGGTTTTTCTCGAATATCTCTTCTGCTTTTAAGCCTTTTGAGTTTTTAACATCCCGAAGGCATGGATTTACGTTGTATTTTATGTACTGCAGGAACAATTTTAAGTTAGAAATTATCAAGACATTAGTGATGGTGTATTTTGTTGGAGTTGCATCAAGTGAAAATTAACATATGTAAGCTTCTTGCATGAGAGTCATGGTCTTGTAGTCAATTTTGGACTTTTTTTGGTCTCAAATTAAAGTACATACCAAGTTAAACCAACCCCATTTCTCCTGTGCACTTTTGCTTATGAAACCATTTGTTTATGGTTGTGCCATGCTAGTTGGTCGTGGTGGTGGCTGATGATGGCCAGGTGGTTGGTAATGGAGGTGATTGGTGGCGGCTGGTGGTAGTGGTCGTTCTGTGGTGGAGGTGGTTATGTGGTGGAGGCTGGCGGTGAAGATGGTTGGTGATGTAGGTGGTCGTCAATGGTTCTAGTTAATGGTGGATTGTGTGGTGGAGGTGGTGGCTAGATAGTGGTGACTAGTAGTGGTGTTGACTGGTGGTGATAGTTGGCATTGGTGCATGTACAAATGAAAATCGGTGATGGTGGTTGTGCGGTTGTTGTGGATATAGTAAATTACTATTTGTAAAGTGTCACATTCACAACGGATTTTTAAGTGATAACTACTCAATAATTTCAAGAGTTCGTACAAGATCTTAATGAATCGGACCTATTCAAAACAAATAGTAAGTGATAATAAGAAATAAGTGAAGTTTAAACATCTTACCTTAAACCAAAGGACTCCCCACATCATCATTAACACAGACATCACACACCACACACTTTCAATATGCTCTGTGGTTGATATATAAAATGGTGTCCCAACATTTGCTGCATAATGCAAAATTGTATTCCCATTTTCATCAATGTCTGCCAGCATTCTATTTTTGCTAGCCACTTTTTTGAGCAAATAATCAAACAAAAATCTGTTTTTGTGCTCTGCTGCCATATGAAATATGTTCCTCCCTTTTTCATCCAATGTCTCCACAACTTCAGGGTATTTTTGCAAAATTTCCACCACTAACTCATCAATTTTATTTCTTGATGCTTGTATTAGTGGATCTGGCACAGTGTGAGTATAGCTGCACTCATATTTTTCTACCAACATTTTTGCTAATTTTAGTGCGAGTATAtgcttttgctttgcttcatcaATAGCTTGTAACCAGGAATTACCTGGAGAAACCAAGATACAAATATGCAAGAAAAATAGAAGTGAGAAATTCATTTCGGCCAATTGAACCTACTCTGGAAAATAATTGCGAATCGCAAAATTATGGATGATGATGTCGGAGTGTACCTAATAGAGACTTGGTAAACGAACACCTCTCAACGCGAACAATGTTAGCGCCAAGTTTTGATTCTTTATATAACGATGGAATACCTGCTAACACAATAAAGTTTAGACTTACTGTTATAGCGGGTAAACTTCAGTTACTTGAATGTGACAAAATCGACATACCTAGTTCCGTGAGTTTAATCACTAGTAAATTAAGTAGAGCTTACCAGAATAGATGATAGTTTCAATCATTTGAACAGGAACAGAAGGTGTTTTGCCTATTTCTGCAAACAAGTAGTTGGATCCACTCCTGAATGACAATCTCTTTGTAGCCAACATATTCAAAGCAGTCATATTCTCATCATCACGTTCGTTCACAATTTCAGGATAGCGATTCACTATATATATTGCCAGATCTGCTAGATgcgaaacaaacaaaaaaaaaaaattagtttgagCGGGTGAGTATTTCCAAAAA includes these proteins:
- the LOC132608889 gene encoding uncharacterized protein LOC132608889 isoform X2; translation: MDILTTQSIFMICFLKGKIHTHRSIRNQDYITGTIGATCQSHSSQIYTEKYKITRTKGSKMQNNFSAKARCRSAAYKAASSSGAPQSPEVLSNFWKEEGVASIDNRGDTILHFLAVNGNLKGFEILDPLSSKDLETRNNNGDTPLHEAARFGKKDMVQWILRIEKDLVFVQNNLGETPLYVAAASGEKEVFDILANCDFSNLSMKRNDGKTVLHAAVAHDCYSDLAIYIVNRYPEIVNERDDENMTALNMLATKRLSFRSGSNYLFAEIGKTPSVPVQMIETIIYSGIPSLYKESKLGANIVRVERCSFTKSLLGNSWLQAIDEAKQKHILALKLAKMLVEKYECSYTHTVPDPLIQASRNKIDELVVEILQKYPEVVETLDEKGRNIFHMAAEHKNRFLFDYLLKKVASKNRMLADIDENGNTILHYAANVGTPFYISTTEHIESVWCVMSVLMMMWGVLWFKYIKYNVNPCLRDVKNSKGLKAEEIFEKNHLHVRKEAETAIRNLSNSTLVLSTLLCTINFAAIFTVPGGFEERTGLPILLDKVQQELWMLMFYLGAALFSSVFTMGTLLSFLLCKFYSSDFYISLPIKIIIAIISIFYATAFTILACLQALNLENIFLNKDVWWLIIAVSAVGFIMTLIYVDLAYPIFDYMYYLVFYSFFVSYKRGLHVN
- the LOC132608889 gene encoding uncharacterized protein LOC132608889 isoform X1, coding for MDILTTQSIFMICFLKGKIHTHRSIRNQDYITGTIGATCQSHSSQIYTEKYKITRTKGSKMQNNFSAKARCRSAAYKAASSSGAPQSPEVLSNFWKEEGVASIDNRGDTILHFLAVNGNLKGFEILDPLSSKDLETRNNNGDTPLHEAARFGKKDMVQWILRIEKDLVFVQNNLGETPLYVAAASGEKEVFDILANCDFSNLSMKRNDGKTVLHAAVAHDCYSDLAIYIVNRYPEIVNERDDENMTALNMLATKRLSFRSGSNYLFAEIGKTPSVPVQMIETIIYSAGIPSLYKESKLGANIVRVERCSFTKSLLGNSWLQAIDEAKQKHILALKLAKMLVEKYECSYTHTVPDPLIQASRNKIDELVVEILQKYPEVVETLDEKGRNIFHMAAEHKNRFLFDYLLKKVASKNRMLADIDENGNTILHYAANVGTPFYISTTEHIESVWCVMSVLMMMWGVLWFKYIKYNVNPCLRDVKNSKGLKAEEIFEKNHLHVRKEAETAIRNLSNSTLVLSTLLCTINFAAIFTVPGGFEERTGLPILLDKVQQELWMLMFYLGAALFSSVFTMGTLLSFLLCKFYSSDFYISLPIKIIIAIISIFYATAFTILACLQALNLENIFLNKDVWWLIIAVSAVGFIMTLIYVDLAYPIFDYMYYLVFYSFFVSYKRGLHVN